A single region of the Planctomycetota bacterium genome encodes:
- a CDS encoding YncE family protein, which translates to MTDTIKLKLGLGIILAVGLIAGYYGCGGSSSSGSSAPAVTEHRAYVSNVMSGTVSVINTQTNAVIDTITVGITSGALAINPAANRLYMTDLSSNKLAVINTLDNSLVVSITVGSSPLAGIGINTVTKKVYAADFSEGAGGQNVYVIDALTNTVEATIPIGANRLQDFAIDPISNTAYITEFSTKAVYFINTINNTVPISVTVGNDPHGVAFDHAANRLYVTNLTDNTVSVISTATNTIVATIPVSSTPQLIVVNPAASRAYVSNEGDNNVSVINTLTNTVIDTVTVGSGPSGLELDVAAGRLYVTNGGGNTVSVINTTNNTVVDTITVGTAPVRVAIAP; encoded by the coding sequence ATGACAGACACCATAAAACTAAAACTCGGTCTGGGCATTATCCTGGCCGTTGGTTTAATCGCCGGCTATTACGGGTGCGGCGGCTCGTCCTCCTCCGGCTCGAGCGCGCCGGCCGTCACCGAACACCGGGCTTATGTCTCCAATGTCATGAGCGGCACCGTCTCGGTTATCAACACCCAGACCAACGCGGTCATTGACACTATCACAGTCGGCATCACCTCCGGAGCCCTGGCCATCAACCCGGCCGCCAACCGGCTCTACATGACCGACTTGTCCAGCAACAAACTGGCCGTCATCAACACCCTGGACAACAGCCTGGTTGTCAGCATCACCGTCGGCTCATCGCCCCTGGCCGGCATCGGCATCAACACCGTGACCAAAAAGGTCTATGCGGCGGATTTCAGCGAAGGCGCCGGCGGTCAGAATGTTTACGTCATTGACGCCCTAACCAACACGGTTGAAGCCACTATACCCATCGGCGCCAACCGGCTCCAGGACTTTGCCATCGACCCAATATCCAACACCGCCTATATCACCGAATTCAGCACCAAGGCCGTTTACTTCATCAACACCATCAACAACACCGTGCCCATCAGCGTCACGGTCGGCAACGACCCGCACGGCGTGGCCTTTGACCACGCCGCCAACCGGCTTTACGTCACCAATCTCACCGACAACACCGTCTCGGTCATCAGCACGGCCACCAACACGATTGTGGCCACGATTCCGGTCAGCAGTACGCCCCAACTGATTGTGGTCAATCCGGCCGCCAGCCGGGCCTATGTCTCTAACGAAGGCGACAACAACGTCTCGGTCATTAACACCCTGACCAATACGGTCATTGACACGGTCACCGTGGGCAGCGGACCCTCGGGCCTGGAACTGGACGTCGCGGCCGGACGGTTGTATGTTACAAACGGAGGCGGCAATACCGTCTCGGTAATTAACACCACCAATAATACGGTGGTGGATACCATCACGGTCGGGACTGCGCCCGTCCGGGTGGCCATTGCGCCGTAA
- a CDS encoding cupin domain-containing protein: protein MNSYFINPSGAPKFSQRPGLETVILTGLNGEKTMMALNTTLPGHTVEIHAHPHEQVGIVYSGRALLRIGGQERSVGKGDFYCIPANVPHGDTCVGDEPFIMLDVFCPIRQDIIDKYRNQSK from the coding sequence ATGAACTCGTATTTTATCAATCCGTCCGGCGCGCCCAAGTTTTCCCAGCGGCCGGGATTGGAAACTGTAATTCTGACCGGCCTCAACGGCGAGAAAACCATGATGGCGCTTAACACCACCCTACCCGGGCATACCGTGGAAATCCATGCCCACCCGCATGAGCAGGTTGGGATAGTTTACTCCGGCCGGGCGCTACTGCGTATCGGCGGCCAGGAACGGAGCGTGGGAAAAGGCGATTTCTATTGCATCCCGGCAAATGTCCCGCACGGGGATACCTGTGTCGGCGATGAACCGTTCATAATGCTGGACGTCTTTTGTCCCATCCGGCAGGATATTATCGATAAGTATAGGAACCAAAGCAAATAA
- a CDS encoding ChaN family lipoprotein gives MKPVNRKYLPIYALIISAALFAGCASGPQAIKDARGVIKQASENLHSAKSVSTKIVVGMETMGVKIVILDCVNTSSGNLTYSVGEVMDGNKGLMKTRFEGYLDGNNAVLLDPASQEWARPLPGQSEMTSFFRIAPETLTAILDLNQDFSFSPEEKIQDVAYQVIEVPVKAEVLNKALGKMQNMGGSFDKISVKMWVEKNTCLLYKVILSLEATMKRGGPGRAEAEGIGMKVKMEMNYSDYNKGAPIVIPPEAKKLLEAPAGADNPPVRFSAGYKPDAAQAGAISKTAAALASLKIPDLYNKYVDLGTVEVLDYDALLERLKDIRVIYVAESHTNPAHHKIQDDILRGIARKNPKAILAMEFLYRSKQPVCDDYIAGKITEPEFDAAVREGFSNDWYEKYYIGLVRYAKTNGLKLLGLNVEKAIKSKLADEGWDKLTPGEQKLIARDIDTSNKAHREFVMKSFEPMKKMARAFDEDRMYLLQCIWDETFGEAIANCLKSANDQACQIVVVAGSGHIKYKFNIPERSYKRYPASYKTLIPVGVDENTAGKEATLREALSSGVGDFIYFAPPVDGE, from the coding sequence ATGAAACCGGTCAACAGAAAATATCTGCCAATATACGCCCTGATAATATCGGCGGCATTATTCGCCGGGTGCGCATCCGGGCCCCAAGCAATTAAGGATGCCCGGGGGGTTATCAAACAGGCGTCGGAAAACCTGCACAGCGCCAAAAGCGTCTCGACCAAAATAGTAGTCGGCATGGAAACGATGGGAGTGAAAATAGTGATTCTTGACTGCGTCAATACCAGCTCTGGCAACCTGACCTATTCCGTCGGCGAAGTGATGGACGGGAACAAGGGATTAATGAAAACGCGCTTTGAGGGCTATTTAGACGGGAATAATGCGGTGTTGCTGGATCCGGCCAGCCAGGAATGGGCGCGGCCGCTGCCGGGCCAGTCCGAGATGACGTCATTTTTCAGGATAGCCCCGGAAACGCTTACGGCAATCCTGGACCTTAATCAGGATTTTTCCTTCAGCCCCGAGGAAAAAATACAGGACGTCGCGTATCAGGTGATCGAGGTGCCGGTTAAAGCCGAGGTATTAAACAAGGCACTGGGCAAGATGCAGAATATGGGCGGCTCATTTGATAAGATATCGGTAAAGATGTGGGTGGAAAAAAACACCTGCCTTTTATACAAGGTCATTCTTAGCCTGGAAGCCACCATGAAACGCGGCGGTCCGGGCAGGGCAGAAGCCGAAGGGATAGGCATGAAGGTAAAAATGGAGATGAATTATTCGGACTATAACAAGGGCGCCCCGATTGTCATTCCGCCGGAGGCAAAAAAGCTGCTGGAGGCGCCGGCAGGTGCGGACAACCCGCCCGTCCGTTTTAGCGCCGGGTATAAACCGGACGCCGCCCAGGCCGGGGCGATTTCAAAGACCGCGGCCGCGCTGGCCTCGTTAAAAATACCGGATCTCTATAATAAATACGTCGACCTGGGCACTGTTGAGGTGCTGGATTATGACGCCTTATTGGAACGGCTGAAGGATATCCGGGTTATTTATGTGGCCGAATCGCATACCAACCCGGCCCATCACAAAATACAGGATGATATTCTCCGGGGCATCGCCCGGAAAAACCCCAAGGCCATCCTGGCCATGGAATTCCTGTACCGTTCTAAACAGCCGGTCTGCGACGACTATATTGCCGGGAAAATCACCGAACCGGAATTCGATGCGGCGGTCCGGGAGGGATTCAGCAACGACTGGTATGAAAAATACTACATCGGGCTGGTTCGTTACGCCAAAACCAACGGCCTGAAACTGCTCGGGCTGAACGTGGAAAAGGCGATAAAAAGCAAGCTGGCTGACGAGGGCTGGGACAAACTTACGCCGGGCGAGCAGAAGCTTATTGCCCGGGACATTGATACCTCCAATAAGGCGCATCGCGAGTTCGTGATGAAGTCGTTTGAACCGATGAAGAAAATGGCGCGCGCGTTCGACGAAGACCGGATGTATCTGCTCCAGTGCATCTGGGATGAAACCTTCGGTGAGGCCATAGCCAATTGCCTTAAATCCGCCAATGATCAGGCCTGTCAGATCGTCGTCGTCGCCGGCAGCGGCCATATTAAATACAAATTCAACATCCCCGAACGCTCTTACAAAAGGTATCCGGCATCGTACAAAACGCTGATACCGGTTGGGGTTGATGAAAACACGGCCGGCAAAGAGGCCACGCTCCGGGAAGCGCTGTCTTCCGGAGTCGGTGATTTTATCTACTTCGCGCCGCCGGTCGACGGCGAATAA
- a CDS encoding VWA domain-containing protein — MSIKKSCILIMASGLVFLAALFSSGGDAEWKTAKDEFLKDSKNNDAGKRIAVTVRLAENITSTVEPEAAGLLISQLADELARNKNGKEEEQVSIKVIDACVLGLRKLSDAKAVSLIIKGVANPTADWRGRFYLVKALGGINQPESVKVLTGLVNEKETALQIAALDALRELNAPDGLEPAGKLLVQLVAWEVKLAAIDYLRALKSPASIKQIVEAMNDKNIESRVLAALISLLEELNREIPDSPGDAKNPGQTRSVIRGEYYGTKIESNRVVFVMDVSRSMEWAAKEEAPVPEEPEKDKVVITGDDKKKSGTDAAPPVPEELKKKKKEVDSRPVKRRIDSVRKELINTLYTLDSKVYFSIVFYSNDVRIWKKELVPATNENKMDAIKTVDNQVPAGRTNIYDALEAAYKLTLAPAKANEPKRVITGGGKGSPVEPVNGADTIFLLTDGNPNLGRISDPAEMVDAIRKINETRRIKINTIAVGVLDPNNTDPMAKGDKANTYLMKTIADITGGTFVDKTQ; from the coding sequence ATGAGCATAAAAAAATCCTGCATCCTTATTATGGCATCAGGCCTGGTCTTCTTGGCAGCGCTATTCTCATCCGGCGGCGATGCCGAATGGAAAACGGCAAAAGACGAATTCCTCAAGGACAGCAAAAACAATGACGCCGGGAAACGGATTGCCGTAACCGTGCGTCTGGCTGAAAATATAACCTCAACCGTCGAGCCTGAAGCGGCCGGGCTGTTAATCAGCCAGCTGGCCGACGAGCTGGCCCGCAACAAAAACGGTAAGGAAGAGGAACAGGTCAGTATCAAGGTGATTGACGCCTGCGTCCTGGGATTGCGCAAATTAAGCGACGCTAAAGCCGTCAGCTTAATCATCAAGGGTGTGGCCAATCCAACGGCTGACTGGCGCGGGCGCTTTTACCTGGTCAAGGCCCTGGGCGGCATCAACCAACCCGAATCCGTCAAGGTATTGACCGGACTGGTCAACGAAAAAGAAACGGCGCTGCAAATAGCCGCGCTCGATGCCTTAAGGGAACTGAACGCGCCGGACGGATTGGAGCCGGCCGGTAAGCTGCTGGTTCAGTTGGTGGCCTGGGAAGTCAAACTGGCGGCGATTGATTATTTACGCGCGCTAAAATCTCCGGCCAGCATCAAGCAAATCGTCGAAGCCATGAATGACAAAAACATCGAATCCCGCGTCCTGGCCGCGTTAATAAGCCTGCTGGAAGAGCTCAACCGGGAAATACCGGACAGCCCGGGCGACGCCAAAAATCCCGGCCAGACCCGGTCCGTGATTCGCGGGGAATACTACGGCACCAAAATCGAATCGAACCGGGTGGTCTTTGTCATGGACGTATCGCGGAGCATGGAATGGGCGGCCAAAGAAGAGGCGCCGGTCCCTGAGGAGCCGGAAAAAGACAAGGTTGTCATAACCGGTGATGACAAGAAAAAATCGGGGACCGATGCCGCGCCGCCGGTTCCGGAAGAACTGAAAAAGAAGAAAAAAGAGGTCGACAGCCGTCCGGTCAAAAGAAGAATTGATTCGGTCCGGAAAGAATTAATCAACACCCTTTACACCCTGGACTCCAAGGTTTATTTTTCCATCGTATTTTATAGTAACGACGTGCGAATCTGGAAAAAAGAGCTGGTGCCGGCGACCAACGAAAACAAGATGGACGCCATAAAAACCGTTGACAACCAGGTGCCGGCCGGGCGGACCAATATTTACGACGCTCTGGAGGCGGCCTATAAATTGACGCTGGCTCCGGCCAAGGCGAACGAGCCCAAGCGGGTGATTACCGGGGGCGGCAAGGGCTCTCCGGTCGAGCCGGTTAACGGCGCCGACACTATTTTCCTGCTGACCGACGGTAACCCGAACCTGGGCCGGATATCGGACCCGGCTGAGATGGTTGACGCCATCCGCAAGATAAACGAAACCCGGCGGATAAAAATCAACACCATTGCCGTCGGCGTTTTGGACCCCAATAACACCGACCCGATGGCCAAGGGCGACAAGGCCAATACCTACTTGATGAAAACCATTGCCGATATTACCGGCGGCACGTTCGTTGACAAGACCCAATAA
- a CDS encoding pyridoxamine 5'-phosphate oxidase family protein, with the protein MKIFSLLMTGVFACGLLGCGNPPTTPESTTAQIPIMVRGQPALVRAPDFYQGELAWTNVEYVLHSSAVGRLVTNDGDNPYSVPVSFGYCRERIYFHSSTMGKKMNNIVDNPKVAFVVDRYNEREGWASISIFGTARIVEGPEETSLALQRFSAAYKNPPDEIEAKAAQVKPEPLPPMELTMVEITPAKITSRLLPVSLDLMAKMPYMTDSKIPDPGNQPLSPEDAQVFTGVLPADTVKWLLNSGAWGRLNIFAGDYPDSEPVIYYYRNGSIYIDLKNDDSLIALIKKDGRVSFSLDRITDDLSDWKAGLPALGGKSHSRPLTQTAGLWLWLSINVFGDAQIIFDPTQALTHVRIKITPRLITSKASHMPLTLPKMVYTFKEPLLLR; encoded by the coding sequence ATGAAAATATTTTCCTTGCTGATGACCGGTGTCTTTGCCTGCGGTCTGCTAGGTTGCGGGAATCCGCCAACAACACCGGAATCAACAACGGCCCAGATACCAATCATGGTCCGGGGGCAGCCGGCTTTGGTCCGGGCGCCGGATTTCTACCAGGGCGAGCTGGCCTGGACTAATGTGGAATATGTCCTGCATTCGTCGGCGGTCGGCCGGCTGGTTACCAATGACGGAGATAATCCTTATTCGGTGCCGGTATCATTCGGCTATTGCCGGGAGCGGATTTATTTCCATTCCTCAACCATGGGCAAGAAGATGAATAATATCGTCGATAATCCCAAGGTGGCGTTTGTGGTGGACCGGTATAACGAGCGCGAGGGTTGGGCCAGCATCAGCATTTTCGGCACGGCCCGCATCGTAGAGGGTCCGGAGGAAACCAGCCTGGCGCTCCAGCGTTTTTCCGCGGCCTATAAAAACCCGCCCGATGAAATAGAAGCAAAGGCGGCACAGGTAAAACCGGAACCGCTGCCGCCCATGGAACTGACCATGGTGGAGATTACCCCGGCCAAAATCACCTCGCGCCTCCTGCCGGTGTCTTTGGATTTGATGGCGAAAATGCCTTATATGACGGACAGCAAGATACCGGATCCGGGCAACCAACCGCTCAGCCCGGAAGATGCCCAGGTGTTCACCGGCGTGCTGCCGGCGGACACGGTCAAGTGGCTGCTGAATTCCGGCGCCTGGGGGCGCCTGAATATATTCGCGGGCGATTATCCTGATTCCGAGCCGGTGATATATTATTATCGAAACGGCAGTATATATATCGATTTGAAAAACGACGATTCACTGATAGCGCTGATTAAGAAAGACGGCCGGGTGAGTTTTTCCCTGGACCGGATAACCGATGATTTATCGGACTGGAAGGCCGGGCTGCCGGCCCTGGGCGGCAAGTCGCACAGCCGGCCGCTGACACAAACCGCCGGCCTGTGGCTCTGGCTAAGCATCAATGTTTTCGGCGATGCCCAAATAATCTTTGACCCAACACAGGCACTGACACATGTACGGATAAAAATCACCCCGCGGCTGATTACTTCAAAGGCCAGCCATATGCCCCTGACGCTCCCGAAAATGGTTTACACTTTCAAGGAGCCGCTGCTCCTAAGATAA
- a CDS encoding pyridoxamine 5'-phosphate oxidase family protein: MKMFSLLMTGVFACGLLGCGNPSTAPAKTPAAPVIKAQPDPAKAPDFYKGDLSWREIEYILHSSSVGRIISFGEQYPYSVPVSFVYFEGKVVIHSSPRGTKINNIKKNQSVCFAVDRYNEREGWASINIFGQASVVADPARKGELMAKFEAAYTASPDMVETAVAKMQFKPVDVPVAMIEIAPDKIANRVLSVPRDWLLKFPYIAGQIPGENVLPTGAHGASTKPMPAELIDWTLYSCSAGRLDTLAAGYPDSTPVNYAYFDGKVYVHSRNYGSKVTNISKDQRVAFSVDRFNKERWLSVNVSGTARLITDPAEMALLMNKYTVAFNTTEIDKIPEAVKAVIAPEERINKSVGRMAEKMVLIEITPNQITGRMNNVKLNVVKLPYTLKDNLRPEQE; this comes from the coding sequence ATGAAAATGTTTTCTTTGCTGATGACCGGCGTCTTTGCCTGCGGTCTGCTGGGTTGCGGGAATCCGTCAACAGCGCCGGCTAAAACACCGGCCGCGCCGGTTATAAAGGCCCAGCCGGACCCGGCCAAGGCGCCGGATTTCTATAAGGGGGACCTGAGCTGGCGCGAGATCGAATACATCCTGCATTCGTCCTCGGTCGGCCGCATCATCAGTTTCGGCGAACAATATCCTTATTCCGTGCCGGTGAGTTTCGTTTATTTCGAGGGCAAGGTGGTGATTCATTCCAGCCCCAGGGGGACGAAAATCAATAATATCAAAAAGAATCAATCGGTTTGTTTTGCGGTGGACCGCTATAACGAGCGCGAGGGCTGGGCCAGCATCAATATCTTCGGCCAGGCCAGTGTGGTGGCCGACCCGGCCAGGAAGGGCGAATTGATGGCCAAGTTCGAGGCGGCTTATACGGCCAGCCCAGACATGGTTGAAACCGCCGTGGCTAAGATGCAATTTAAGCCGGTGGATGTGCCGGTGGCCATGATAGAAATCGCTCCGGATAAGATTGCCAACCGAGTTTTGTCCGTGCCCAGGGATTGGCTGCTGAAATTCCCGTATATTGCCGGCCAGATACCGGGCGAGAATGTCCTACCGACCGGCGCGCACGGCGCCAGCACCAAACCCATGCCGGCTGAACTGATTGACTGGACGCTCTATTCCTGTTCCGCGGGACGGCTGGATACTTTAGCGGCCGGATATCCGGATTCCACGCCGGTTAATTACGCCTATTTTGACGGCAAGGTTTATGTCCATTCCCGCAATTACGGCTCCAAGGTAACCAATATCAGTAAAGACCAGCGGGTAGCTTTTTCCGTAGACCGTTTTAACAAGGAACGCTGGCTAAGCGTGAATGTTAGCGGCACGGCCCGGCTCATCACAGACCCGGCTGAGATGGCTTTGCTGATGAATAAATACACGGTGGCGTTTAACACCACCGAGATAGACAAGATACCCGAGGCGGTTAAGGCGGTCATCGCCCCCGAAGAACGGATAAATAAAAGCGTCGGGCGGATGGCTGAGAAGATGGTTCTGATTGAAATCACGCCCAATCAAATCACGGGCCGGATGAATAACGTGAAATTGAATGTGGTCAAGCTGCCATATACCCTAAAAGATAATCTCAGGCCGGAGCAGGAATAA
- a CDS encoding PD-(D/E)XK nuclease family protein, which produces MAKGTDMPPRKSTLYDPKSKELFKFSRTKLENFMSCPRCFYLDRRLGIKQPDGLPFTLNVAVDGLLKREFDLYRAKQKIHPLMEKYAIPAVPFRHEKLDDWRNNFHGIQMLHKKTNFLVFGAIDDVWAHPDGNLSIVDYKATAKKGDLSLNEEWHVAWKRQMEIYQWLFRQNGFRISDTGYFVYCNGKKDCEKFDARLEFNIEIHAYQGNDNWVEQELIKAKDCLDRSQIPDYTDDCGFCQYQKLLVSTT; this is translated from the coding sequence ATAGCGAAAGGAACTGATATGCCGCCCAGAAAATCCACCTTATACGACCCCAAATCAAAAGAGCTCTTTAAATTCAGCCGGACCAAGCTGGAAAACTTCATGAGTTGCCCGCGCTGTTTTTACCTGGACCGCCGGTTGGGCATCAAACAGCCGGACGGTCTGCCTTTTACCCTGAATGTGGCGGTTGATGGATTGCTCAAGCGTGAATTCGACCTCTACCGCGCCAAACAAAAGATCCATCCCTTGATGGAAAAATACGCCATCCCGGCCGTGCCTTTCAGGCACGAGAAACTCGATGACTGGCGCAACAACTTCCATGGCATCCAGATGCTGCACAAAAAGACCAATTTCCTGGTCTTCGGAGCCATTGACGATGTCTGGGCACACCCGGACGGCAATCTCAGCATCGTGGATTACAAAGCCACGGCCAAAAAGGGCGATCTCTCGCTTAACGAGGAATGGCATGTTGCCTGGAAGCGCCAGATGGAAATCTACCAGTGGCTCTTCAGGCAGAACGGATTCAGGATATCCGATACCGGCTATTTCGTCTACTGCAACGGCAAAAAGGACTGTGAAAAGTTTGATGCCCGGCTAGAATTCAATATCGAAATCCACGCATACCAAGGCAATGACAACTGGGTGGAACAGGAACTCATCAAGGCCAAGGACTGCCTGGACCGCTCGCAGATACCGGATTATACCGATGACTGCGGATTCTGCCAATACCAGAAATTGCTGGTTAGTACCACTTAA
- a CDS encoding UbiA prenyltransferase family protein, whose product MFNRLKRFFDSIESTQIGFGWWMICFSCIIFIRNFLEGALESVKTIGCSDDPYLAIIIFTSHYSLLYVSQFLILVILVRLLTRERIEKISKTVIVFWIIWFPPIFDFIWSGGKGENITYPHTFEHVWDFFVNCANPWVSFPRTAPPGIRIEFVIACLLSIIYIFIKTRNLIKSLAGALLFYISFIFYVFGFLVILAYGWHAVFPQMPPPADAGVLPYEQIFYAPSLIPIAFLAPSLLYLPVIVLGLFVWYYLYNRQRCLALVQNIRLTRSIHFCGMTLAGILLGYLVEGRDFFGVFGNPIDYLACGSLCLSVFFAFQAMVVVNDIFDVESDRISNPNRPLALGIIPLGEYKIIGLIYFLLAAFIAFNVSLTALLILFFFEALYLVYSAPPFRLKRVFPLNMMVIGINTLVAMLLGYSIFGGVKTADKFPTGFMILIPLGFSLAANIITIKDAEADRQSGVMTLPVLLGARWGKIIIAFLACLSFLAVPLILGIQQLWLVSILFGILAGVWVLMPKWRETLFFITYFIYALIAADLIKLYGNY is encoded by the coding sequence ATGTTTAATAGATTGAAACGGTTTTTCGATTCCATTGAATCAACCCAAATCGGATTCGGCTGGTGGATGATATGCTTTTCCTGCATCATATTTATCCGCAATTTCCTGGAAGGGGCATTAGAAAGCGTCAAGACTATTGGGTGTTCAGACGACCCGTATCTGGCCATAATCATTTTTACCAGTCACTATTCTTTGCTGTATGTCAGCCAGTTTCTCATCCTGGTAATTCTGGTCCGGCTTCTGACCAGGGAACGGATAGAGAAAATCTCCAAGACGGTTATTGTCTTTTGGATTATCTGGTTCCCGCCGATTTTTGATTTCATCTGGTCCGGAGGCAAGGGGGAAAATATCACCTATCCTCATACATTCGAGCATGTCTGGGATTTCTTCGTGAATTGCGCCAATCCGTGGGTAAGCTTTCCCCGGACCGCTCCGCCGGGTATCAGGATAGAGTTTGTCATCGCCTGCCTGCTGTCCATTATCTATATCTTCATCAAGACTCGGAATCTGATTAAATCGCTGGCCGGCGCGCTGCTGTTCTACATTTCTTTCATCTTCTACGTCTTTGGTTTCCTGGTTATCCTAGCCTATGGCTGGCATGCTGTTTTTCCTCAGATGCCGCCACCGGCTGATGCTGGCGTTCTTCCTTACGAACAGATATTTTATGCGCCCAGCTTGATACCGATAGCATTTCTGGCGCCGTCGTTGCTTTATCTGCCGGTCATTGTGCTGGGGCTCTTTGTCTGGTATTACTTATACAACCGCCAAAGATGCCTGGCTTTGGTGCAGAACATCCGGCTGACCCGGTCTATCCACTTCTGCGGGATGACGCTGGCCGGAATATTATTGGGCTACCTGGTGGAAGGCAGGGATTTCTTCGGGGTATTCGGTAATCCGATAGATTATCTGGCCTGCGGAAGTCTGTGTTTGTCTGTCTTCTTTGCTTTCCAGGCTATGGTGGTGGTTAATGACATCTTTGATGTAGAGAGCGACCGGATTTCCAATCCAAACCGGCCGCTGGCGCTCGGGATTATCCCCTTGGGCGAATACAAAATTATCGGATTGATTTATTTTCTGCTGGCGGCCTTCATAGCATTTAATGTCTCGTTAACCGCCTTGCTAATCCTGTTTTTCTTTGAGGCGTTATACCTGGTTTATTCGGCTCCGCCTTTCAGGTTAAAGCGCGTCTTCCCGCTCAATATGATGGTCATCGGGATAAACACCCTGGTGGCTATGCTGCTGGGTTATTCAATCTTCGGCGGCGTCAAGACGGCTGATAAATTTCCGACCGGATTCATGATACTGATTCCGCTCGGGTTTTCCCTGGCGGCCAATATTATCACCATTAAGGATGCGGAGGCGGACCGCCAGTCCGGCGTCATGACTCTGCCGGTATTGCTGGGAGCCAGATGGGGCAAAATAATTATCGCGTTCCTGGCCTGCTTATCTTTCCTGGCCGTGCCGTTAATCCTGGGCATCCAGCAGTTATGGCTGGTTTCCATCCTGTTCGGGATACTGGCCGGTGTTTGGGTATTAATGCCAAAGTGGCGGGAAACCCTGTTTTTCATCACGTATTTTATTTATGCGCTGATCGCGGCCGACCTGATTAAATTATACGGAAATTATTAA
- a CDS encoding RNA methyltransferase — MKEKLEGRQSILAALKAHRRKIELIMVSWSAHRDKTADVLTLATQQNIPVKTVSPEELDAAAKGRTHGGLIAICSSISLTTADELIDNIKRKEQASLMLLLEGVEDEQNLGFIIRSAFAFGLDAILLKKHIWNFDPLTLSRTSCGAYERLSLVKIEKESETLKQLSRSGLKIWGAIAGAKRTFYDMDFSCPCIIALGGEKRGLSAVVREQCDGFFRIPMPNIPGDDERPSLSLSHSAAIIMAEVMRQRLNGGV; from the coding sequence ATGAAAGAGAAACTTGAAGGCCGGCAGTCCATTTTGGCTGCCCTGAAGGCGCACCGGCGTAAGATTGAACTGATTATGGTCAGTTGGAGCGCGCACCGTGACAAGACCGCTGATGTTCTGACCCTGGCCACCCAGCAGAATATCCCGGTCAAAACCGTCTCACCCGAGGAACTCGATGCTGCGGCAAAGGGCAGGACCCACGGCGGTCTCATTGCTATCTGTTCGTCTATATCCCTGACCACGGCTGATGAATTGATTGACAATATCAAAAGGAAAGAGCAAGCATCTTTAATGCTCCTGCTGGAAGGCGTGGAAGACGAGCAGAATCTGGGGTTCATCATCCGTTCCGCCTTTGCCTTCGGCCTTGATGCCATCCTGCTCAAGAAACACATCTGGAACTTTGACCCGCTGACGCTCTCAAGGACCTCATGCGGCGCCTATGAACGTCTGTCTTTGGTCAAGATAGAAAAGGAATCCGAGACCTTAAAACAATTAAGCCGATCCGGACTGAAGATATGGGGCGCGATAGCCGGGGCCAAACGGACGTTTTATGATATGGATTTTTCCTGTCCGTGCATTATAGCCTTGGGCGGCGAAAAAAGGGGCTTATCAGCCGTGGTGCGCGAGCAGTGTGACGGCTTTTTCAGGATACCCATGCCCAATATCCCGGGCGATGACGAAAGGCCGTCCTTATCCTTGAGCCACTCAGCCGCAATTATTATGGCCGAAGTTATGCGCCAGCGCCTTAACGGGGGAGTTTAA